The following coding sequences lie in one bacterium genomic window:
- the fliQ gene encoding flagellar biosynthesis protein FliQ: protein MTQELAAYLTSHALTTALVVSAPMLLAGMIVGVVVSIFQAVTQINEMTLAFVPKIVVTALALLVFMQWMAAKLVDFMTYVFALIPTIAK, encoded by the coding sequence ATGACACAAGAATTAGCTGCATATCTCACCAGCCATGCGCTGACTACCGCGCTGGTGGTTAGTGCGCCGATGTTGCTTGCCGGAATGATTGTGGGCGTGGTCGTTTCGATATTTCAGGCTGTTACGCAAATCAATGAAATGACGTTGGCCTTTGTGCCCAAAATCGTAGTCACGGCCTTGGCGCTTCTTGTGTTCATGCAATGGATGGCCGCGAAGTTGGTGGATTTTATGACCTACGTGTTTGCGCTTATCCCGACTATCGCAAAATGA
- the fliM gene encoding flagellar motor switch protein FliM, which yields MSKILTQEEIDALLRNVSSGQGVQVSKGAGERPVHLYDFKHPDRISKDQLRALRTIHDAFSRTFGTYLSGTLRTLVDINLLSIDQAAYSEYMLSLSVPSCLYIVSSHQLKGSLILEISPQFSLMVVDRLLGGMGTRQDGLRELTLIEQTILRRVVDSGLSALADAWRTVTPLSLYVESYESNPQFVQIAPASESAVVISCEIVVRDYTYPLNICFPYFVLEPTMSNLSIGWTNLSSRSINPEERNELLERIRLSKLPVRAQLGSTKLSMREYLSLNTGDVILLEQRTDDPVKVWVDKRVKFWAEPGNSKHQQAIRITRVISNQEEIVHE from the coding sequence ATGAGCAAGATACTCACACAAGAAGAGATTGACGCGCTGCTGAGAAACGTCTCCAGCGGGCAGGGTGTTCAAGTTTCAAAAGGAGCGGGTGAGCGTCCAGTTCACCTTTACGACTTCAAACATCCGGATCGAATCTCCAAGGATCAACTGCGCGCATTGCGCACCATCCACGATGCCTTCTCCCGTACATTCGGTACATATCTTTCGGGAACCCTTAGGACTCTCGTGGATATCAACCTGCTTTCAATCGATCAAGCAGCCTATTCCGAGTACATGCTTTCATTGTCAGTTCCATCCTGTCTTTACATCGTGTCGTCGCACCAGCTGAAGGGATCGCTGATTCTTGAGATCTCGCCTCAATTCTCGCTGATGGTGGTTGATCGGCTCTTAGGCGGCATGGGGACAAGACAAGACGGACTTCGCGAATTGACGCTCATTGAGCAAACGATTCTTCGTCGGGTTGTAGACTCCGGACTCTCCGCACTTGCCGATGCATGGCGGACAGTCACGCCGCTTTCGCTTTATGTGGAGTCATATGAATCGAATCCTCAGTTTGTTCAGATTGCACCTGCTTCGGAATCAGCTGTAGTTATCTCGTGTGAAATCGTTGTGCGCGATTACACTTATCCTCTGAATATCTGTTTCCCTTACTTCGTGCTTGAGCCTACCATGAGTAATCTATCCATCGGGTGGACAAATCTAAGTTCCCGCAGCATTAATCCGGAGGAACGCAACGAGCTTCTTGAGCGCATTCGCCTAAGCAAGTTGCCTGTTCGGGCACAGTTGGGGTCGACAAAGCTAAGCATGCGGGAATATCTCTCTCTCAACACGGGCGACGTTATTCTCCTTGAACAGCGCACGGATGATCCAGTTAAAGTATGGGTCGACAAACGAGTCAAGTTCTGGGCGGAGCCTGGAAATTCAAAACATCAGCAAGCTATTCGAATCACCAGAGTAATCTCCAATCAGGAGGAGATCGTCCATGAGTGA
- a CDS encoding flagellar biosynthetic protein FliO → MAVVLGLIFLLSWAFKKYLPSGHLNQKEHDGWRLLGTKSIGPGRQVVVLEVGSKLLLIGVTDKSLCPLMEIDSEADKSSIISALSGKATTSFSDILKRSTAK, encoded by the coding sequence TTGGCAGTCGTTCTTGGACTCATTTTTCTGCTTTCTTGGGCATTCAAGAAGTACCTTCCTTCAGGTCACTTAAATCAAAAGGAACATGACGGGTGGCGGCTGCTTGGAACCAAATCTATTGGACCCGGAAGGCAGGTTGTAGTTCTTGAAGTCGGAAGCAAGCTGCTTTTGATTGGTGTGACAGATAAATCACTGTGCCCTCTCATGGAAATAGACAGTGAAGCGGACAAAAGCAGCATTATTAGTGCTTTGAGCGGAAAGGCCACGACTTCATTCTCTGACATTCTCAAACGGAGCACAGCAAAGTGA
- the fliR gene encoding flagellar biosynthetic protein FliR, with the protein MVLPFNIDSVEQFVLVFIRISAALAVLPVFRHRAVPGTVKACLAVAIALLIVPTTETVKLPGSSTIWDFAYMGLTETLCGLLMGFAGQFVFYAIEICGRIIGLQSGLSIVATIDPNSETQSDVLTQVYEMLAILIFLSLDGHLMMLEAVRASFEAIAIGGLSVDSKLAEWSIAKSGVILFHGVQLAAPMMVTLFLSDVALGILTRVAPTMNVFVLGFPLKVGLTLFFAGLTTSTVAAIFSQQYSDFSSEIPGFLRLLTN; encoded by the coding sequence ATGGTACTCCCGTTCAACATTGATTCTGTCGAGCAGTTTGTGCTTGTCTTCATTCGGATCAGTGCGGCACTTGCAGTGCTGCCGGTGTTCAGACATCGGGCGGTACCCGGCACAGTAAAGGCTTGTCTTGCAGTCGCGATTGCGCTACTGATTGTGCCAACAACAGAAACGGTCAAGCTACCCGGAAGTTCGACTATCTGGGACTTTGCTTACATGGGTCTCACGGAGACCCTCTGCGGCCTCTTAATGGGATTTGCCGGTCAGTTCGTCTTTTATGCCATAGAGATCTGCGGGCGAATCATCGGTCTGCAATCTGGGCTTTCGATAGTCGCCACGATCGACCCCAACAGCGAAACGCAAAGCGACGTACTCACACAAGTCTACGAAATGCTGGCAATTTTGATCTTTCTGTCGCTCGACGGGCACTTAATGATGCTTGAAGCAGTGCGTGCAAGCTTTGAGGCAATTGCAATTGGTGGATTAAGCGTGGACAGTAAACTCGCCGAATGGTCCATCGCTAAGTCTGGAGTCATTCTATTCCACGGCGTACAGCTTGCCGCACCAATGATGGTTACGCTGTTCTTGAGCGATGTTGCTCTGGGAATTCTGACACGCGTTGCACCAACAATGAATGTCTTTGTCCTTGGCTTTCCGCTCAAAGTAGGACTGACATTGTTCTTCGCGGGATTAACGACAAGCACAGTGGCCGCAATCTTCAGTCAGCAGTACAGTGACTTCAGCAGCGAGATCCCGGGCTTTCTGCGTCTCCTTACGAACTAG
- the fliP gene encoding flagellar type III secretion system pore protein FliP (The bacterial flagellar biogenesis protein FliP forms a type III secretion system (T3SS)-type pore required for flagellar assembly.): MRRVLLLAGVLFAPVVFGQALPTVSLEFGSNPDPARTVTTLQIVGLMTLIALAPALVLMMTSFTRIIVVFHFLRQAMGAAQVPPAQLMAGLALILTYYVMSPAINQANTNALQPFLRGEIEQSVAWQNAAEPFKEFMLRQVREKDLALFSKMASDSAPANVSEIGLSVLLPAYVVSELRIAFQIGFVIYLPFLIIDMVVSSVLLAMGMMMLPPVTVSLPFKILLFVMVDGWYLLVQSLVESFH, encoded by the coding sequence GTGAGACGAGTGCTTCTCCTCGCAGGAGTGCTGTTTGCCCCCGTAGTTTTCGGGCAGGCATTGCCGACTGTTTCACTTGAGTTTGGAAGCAATCCGGACCCTGCGAGAACCGTGACAACGCTGCAGATTGTCGGATTGATGACGTTGATTGCTCTCGCGCCAGCACTCGTCCTGATGATGACGAGCTTCACCCGTATTATTGTGGTGTTCCACTTTCTTCGGCAAGCCATGGGTGCGGCGCAAGTGCCACCTGCTCAACTAATGGCAGGACTCGCCTTGATTTTGACCTACTACGTGATGAGTCCGGCAATAAACCAGGCAAATACAAACGCGCTTCAACCTTTTCTGCGAGGCGAGATTGAGCAAAGTGTTGCGTGGCAGAATGCAGCAGAGCCATTCAAGGAGTTTATGCTAAGGCAAGTCAGAGAGAAGGATCTTGCTTTGTTTTCGAAAATGGCTAGTGATTCCGCGCCGGCAAATGTCTCGGAGATCGGGCTTTCGGTTCTTCTGCCAGCTTACGTCGTCAGTGAGCTGCGCATTGCATTCCAGATCGGCTTCGTGATATACTTACCTTTCCTTATCATTGACATGGTCGTTTCATCTGTCCTTTTGGCTATGGGAATGATGATGCTGCCGCCCGTGACTGTAAGTCTCCCGTTCAAGATTCTTCTGTTTGTTATGGTAGACGGATGGTACTTACTGGTGCAATCGCTAGTTGAGAGTTTTCATTGA
- the flhB gene encoding flagellar biosynthesis protein FlhB has product MFDRDSRTEKPTPRRRTQAREKGSVARSQDLNSAVVLLGAAITLTWLGSSMVSGLGGILKDLLKRSGRLDLGIKEIQDLAALELVEVAEVVLPFLVTLMLVGFLVNVLQVGFQLSWKAAAPNWSRLNPMSGFKRFFSTRAVVELCKSLLKLGLVGLVLFFTLQAASLESSWLFFMPKEQMIPEMGRKLDDLFRVAAFVLLAIGIIDYLYQRYDHERSLKMTKEEVKEEAKQQEGDPKVKSKIREIMIRSTLRRMMKSVPEADVIITNPTHIAVALKYDRHKSSAPVVVAKGARKVAERIKEVAAEHGVPIVENKPLARTLFKSVDVGMEIPVELYKAVAEILAYVYRIKRRFVGVA; this is encoded by the coding sequence ATGTTTGATCGCGATTCCCGCACAGAAAAGCCTACACCTCGGCGCAGAACCCAAGCGCGGGAAAAGGGCTCCGTTGCAAGATCACAGGATCTCAATTCAGCGGTTGTGCTACTCGGTGCCGCTATCACGCTTACATGGCTTGGTTCAAGTATGGTCAGCGGTCTTGGAGGAATTCTCAAGGATCTGCTTAAGCGATCAGGGCGACTCGATCTCGGCATAAAGGAGATACAAGATTTGGCCGCGCTTGAACTTGTTGAAGTTGCTGAAGTCGTGTTGCCATTTCTCGTAACACTCATGCTTGTCGGCTTTCTTGTAAACGTGCTGCAAGTTGGCTTTCAGCTGTCTTGGAAGGCTGCGGCTCCCAACTGGTCGCGCCTGAATCCTATGTCCGGGTTTAAGCGCTTCTTTTCAACTCGTGCCGTGGTCGAATTGTGCAAGAGCTTGCTGAAACTTGGTCTGGTCGGCCTTGTACTTTTCTTTACCTTACAAGCAGCTTCTCTCGAGTCATCTTGGCTCTTCTTCATGCCAAAGGAACAGATGATTCCGGAAATGGGGCGAAAACTCGACGATCTTTTCCGTGTTGCAGCATTCGTCCTTTTGGCTATCGGTATCATCGATTATCTGTACCAACGGTATGATCATGAGCGTTCTCTAAAGATGACAAAAGAGGAAGTTAAAGAGGAGGCAAAGCAGCAAGAGGGAGATCCTAAAGTCAAGAGCAAGATTCGTGAGATTATGATACGATCAACCTTGAGAAGAATGATGAAAAGCGTGCCGGAGGCGGACGTCATCATTACGAACCCGACCCATATCGCTGTGGCATTAAAGTATGACAGACATAAGAGTTCGGCTCCAGTCGTCGTCGCGAAGGGGGCGAGGAAAGTTGCAGAACGGATCAAAGAAGTCGCAGCAGAGCATGGAGTACCGATAGTTGAGAATAAGCCTCTCGCACGGACACTTTTCAAGAGTGTAGATGTCGGAATGGAGATACCTGTTGAACTCTATAAGGCGGTCGCAGAGATCCTTGCCTACGTTTACAGGATTAAACGCAGATTTGTCGGAGTTGCATAG
- a CDS encoding FliI/YscN family ATPase, with protein sequence MSNLLSQAQSILQSASAVRAVGRVNSVRGLVLEAKGPRSAIGNLCSITTSQGEKLAEVVGFDGAQTLLMALEDLNGVCPGDEIADLGRTQLVPVGSQMLGRVINSLGEPLDGKGPINAKAYRSLQAECPNPLRRPRVKEPLQVGVRAIDGMLTLGVGQRVGIFAGSGVGKSILLGMMARYTSADVIVVGLIGERGREVRDFLEDALGEEGLKRSVIVCETSDRWPLLRIKGALAATAVAEYFRDQGLRVLLMMDSVTRVCHALREVGLSLNEPVATRGYPPSVFATLPKLLERTGNSEQGSITAIYTVLVEGDDMLEPVADTMRSILDGHIVLSRQIAARNHYPAIDVLNSISRVMPNVVDEGHRSAVAQIKEWLAAYREGEDLISIGAYARGSIPALDRALEKLPAIQAMLGQNMLQRSSLEEARAQVIELATE encoded by the coding sequence GTGAGTAACCTTCTCTCGCAAGCCCAGAGCATTCTGCAGAGCGCAAGTGCGGTACGGGCGGTCGGTCGCGTTAACAGCGTGCGCGGCCTGGTGCTCGAAGCGAAGGGGCCGCGAAGCGCTATTGGTAATCTCTGCAGTATCACGACATCGCAAGGCGAAAAGCTTGCTGAAGTTGTTGGCTTTGACGGTGCGCAGACATTGTTGATGGCACTCGAGGATCTTAATGGTGTATGCCCAGGCGACGAAATCGCAGATCTAGGGCGAACACAGCTTGTGCCTGTAGGATCCCAGATGCTGGGCAGAGTCATTAATAGTCTCGGAGAGCCGCTCGATGGAAAGGGACCTATCAACGCAAAAGCGTATCGATCTCTTCAAGCTGAGTGTCCTAATCCGCTAAGACGCCCGCGGGTAAAAGAGCCGCTCCAAGTTGGAGTACGTGCCATTGACGGCATGCTGACTCTCGGAGTCGGTCAGCGGGTTGGTATTTTCGCAGGCAGCGGTGTCGGCAAGAGCATTCTGCTCGGCATGATGGCTCGTTACACGAGCGCTGACGTGATCGTGGTCGGATTGATAGGGGAGCGTGGCCGAGAGGTGCGGGACTTCCTTGAAGACGCGTTGGGGGAGGAAGGGCTTAAGCGTTCAGTAATCGTTTGCGAGACATCGGATCGGTGGCCGTTGCTGCGAATCAAAGGTGCACTTGCGGCAACCGCGGTGGCAGAGTATTTTCGAGATCAAGGATTGCGCGTTTTGCTGATGATGGACAGCGTCACACGTGTCTGCCACGCTTTGCGGGAAGTAGGTCTTTCGCTAAATGAACCGGTCGCAACACGCGGATATCCGCCATCTGTGTTCGCCACGCTGCCCAAGCTGCTGGAGCGCACCGGTAACTCAGAACAGGGTTCAATTACCGCGATTTACACGGTGCTGGTCGAAGGTGACGACATGCTCGAGCCGGTTGCTGACACGATGAGGAGCATTCTCGATGGACATATCGTGCTGTCAAGACAAATTGCAGCCAGAAATCATTATCCTGCAATAGATGTGCTCAACAGCATTAGCCGTGTGATGCCGAACGTCGTTGACGAAGGGCATCGAAGTGCTGTTGCGCAAATCAAAGAGTGGCTTGCAGCCTATCGTGAAGGCGAGGATCTTATCTCAATCGGGGCGTATGCCCGTGGTTCGATTCCTGCGCTTGACCGCGCACTTGAAAAGCTTCCGGCCATCCAGGCGATGCTTGGACAGAATATGTTGCAGCGCTCATCGCTGGAAGAAGCTCGAGCACAAGTTATCGAATTGGCAACAGAGTGA
- a CDS encoding flagellar hook protein FlgE, translating to MMTSLFSAVSGLSTHQAKMDVIGDNLANVNTIGFKQSRVSFATGFSQLLKPAEGPIDTRGGSNAIEVGLGTRINSIDRIFSQGNFENTGNRNDLAIQGDGFFVLGDGQRQFFSRAGNFQIDADGSLLAAGGRMHVLGRLADKNGTLIPSSAIEPLTLPFGEKDPARATTEIRYFCNLDANSSTRQTYAASFAFAADGVPATRATELNSLDQATAPMDDGDIIRLTATRRDGTAVNLEFVYGEGNNGTSLGDLLDHFNSALGFDSEGEGGSQLTIDAAGKMVLKDNLAGTSGTTISMSFEDINGSSASSMLLPTFVNTQSGMTGTHSVSIYVYDSRGERHKVEVNFTQDTSESNTWNWEAVVDDGGINDINDRLMGNTGTVRFNSDGSLLSFDGGPLTFTPAQAQSLVVNLNAGTVGTFDGITQFSAPTTTIAIHQDGHAMGVLSDFTVDNEGKIIGSYSNGISRTLGQIALARFANPSGLTLSGENIYSATVNSGDPLIGVDNGNVNQIYAGYLELSTVDMAEQFTEMIIAQRGFQAASRVITVADQLLNEVTQLKR from the coding sequence ATGATGACATCATTATTCAGCGCAGTTTCGGGTCTTTCGACCCACCAGGCAAAAATGGATGTCATTGGCGACAACCTCGCCAATGTCAATACCATCGGCTTCAAACAGAGTCGTGTCTCGTTCGCCACGGGATTTTCGCAACTGTTAAAGCCGGCAGAGGGACCGATTGACACGCGCGGCGGTAGCAACGCAATTGAAGTTGGTCTTGGTACCCGGATCAATTCGATTGACAGGATTTTCTCGCAAGGCAACTTCGAGAACACCGGTAATCGAAATGACCTTGCTATTCAAGGTGACGGTTTCTTTGTGCTTGGGGACGGCCAAAGGCAGTTTTTCAGTCGAGCCGGTAACTTCCAGATCGACGCCGATGGCTCGTTGCTTGCGGCAGGCGGCAGGATGCACGTGCTTGGTAGACTGGCAGATAAGAACGGCACTTTGATTCCTTCTTCGGCCATTGAGCCGCTCACACTTCCGTTCGGCGAAAAGGATCCCGCACGGGCAACGACTGAGATTCGATATTTCTGCAATCTTGATGCTAATTCTTCTACCCGCCAAACCTACGCTGCGTCATTTGCCTTTGCCGCTGATGGTGTCCCGGCGACTCGGGCTACCGAGCTTAATAGTCTTGATCAGGCGACCGCGCCGATGGACGACGGTGATATCATCCGGCTCACTGCGACCCGCCGTGACGGAACGGCCGTGAATCTCGAGTTCGTTTACGGCGAAGGCAATAACGGCACGTCTCTCGGTGATTTGTTGGATCACTTCAACTCCGCACTCGGTTTTGATAGCGAGGGTGAAGGCGGCTCACAATTGACAATCGACGCAGCCGGGAAGATGGTTCTAAAGGATAATTTGGCCGGCACAAGCGGAACGACAATATCTATGTCCTTTGAAGACATAAACGGTTCATCAGCTTCCTCGATGCTCCTGCCGACGTTTGTGAACACGCAATCCGGTATGACCGGCACTCACTCCGTTTCCATTTATGTGTACGACAGCCGTGGTGAGCGACACAAAGTTGAAGTGAACTTCACTCAAGATACGTCGGAATCCAATACTTGGAATTGGGAAGCCGTCGTCGATGATGGAGGAATCAACGACATCAATGACCGGTTGATGGGTAACACCGGAACGGTTCGATTTAACAGCGACGGATCCCTGTTGAGCTTTGATGGCGGCCCGCTTACCTTTACGCCCGCGCAAGCGCAGTCTCTGGTCGTCAATCTCAACGCCGGTACCGTCGGGACTTTTGATGGAATTACGCAGTTCTCTGCACCCACAACAACCATAGCGATCCACCAGGACGGACACGCGATGGGTGTTTTGTCCGACTTCACGGTTGACAACGAAGGCAAGATAATCGGCAGTTACTCGAACGGAATCTCGCGTACCCTGGGACAGATTGCCTTGGCGCGCTTCGCGAACCCTTCCGGATTAACACTGTCAGGTGAAAACATATACAGTGCGACGGTGAATTCAGGTGATCCATTGATCGGTGTTGACAACGGAAACGTCAACCAGATCTATGCAGGTTACCTGGAACTCAGCACGGTGGACATGGCTGAGCAGTTTACGGAGATGATCATCGCTCAGCGTGGATTCCAAGCGGCGTCTCGTGTCATTACAGTAGCTGACCAGCTCCTGAATGAAGTGACGCAGCTCAAGCGGTAA
- a CDS encoding flagellar basal body-associated FliL family protein, which yields MAEKKTEKQVKPDAQVQQPESGRKLPLKRILIISGILLAQAAAAFLIQKSIFFPDNSAQARSTVNSSTSVEATESAHHKDGESSSKSEAVSATGVALLDEIIVNPAGTGGRRFLSTIVGLTLSNPKSEAEIASKMPLLRDATISLLGSKTLDQLASLSYRDTLRQELQVSVNSLLTEAPVKGIIFSTYVLQ from the coding sequence ATGGCAGAAAAGAAAACTGAAAAACAGGTAAAGCCTGACGCTCAGGTGCAGCAACCTGAATCGGGCAGAAAGCTGCCGCTTAAACGGATACTCATCATATCGGGCATCCTTCTAGCACAGGCTGCGGCAGCCTTTCTCATACAAAAATCCATTTTCTTCCCTGACAACTCTGCGCAGGCAAGATCTACGGTAAATAGCTCGACATCAGTTGAGGCCACCGAATCCGCGCATCACAAAGACGGCGAATCCAGCTCAAAAAGCGAGGCAGTCTCAGCAACAGGAGTTGCCCTCCTCGATGAGATCATTGTCAATCCTGCAGGAACTGGTGGCCGACGTTTCCTTTCGACCATAGTCGGTCTGACACTCTCCAATCCTAAGTCTGAAGCAGAGATTGCATCGAAGATGCCACTTCTGCGCGACGCAACCATTTCCTTGCTGGGGTCTAAGACCCTCGATCAGCTCGCCAGTCTGAGTTATCGAGATACACTTCGTCAGGAGCTTCAGGTTTCAGTCAACTCGCTTCTAACGGAAGCGCCAGTTAAAGGGATCATATTCTCAACTTATGTCCTGCAATAG
- a CDS encoding flagellar FliJ family protein, with translation MKKFRFGLERVLRVRNIQQLLRLAEQKRAEKAFGAQQQRLAMFTGERDIQSEAMVDSLSRPNRIADRMTDWRYLQRIERIVGFQSSVVREHDHHMSEARRRFLLARRDRLGLEKLGERKREAWFKEILREEQSFSDDISQSRPKNK, from the coding sequence GTGAAGAAGTTCCGGTTTGGCCTTGAGCGTGTGCTGCGAGTTCGCAACATTCAGCAATTGCTCCGGCTGGCGGAGCAGAAACGCGCGGAAAAAGCTTTTGGCGCCCAGCAACAACGATTGGCGATGTTCACTGGAGAACGCGACATTCAATCCGAGGCGATGGTCGATTCTCTGTCGAGACCAAACCGAATAGCAGATCGAATGACGGATTGGCGCTATCTGCAGAGGATAGAACGAATCGTAGGATTTCAATCGTCCGTAGTACGTGAGCATGACCATCATATGAGCGAAGCAAGGCGACGGTTCCTGCTTGCACGCAGAGACCGCCTGGGGCTGGAAAAGCTTGGTGAAAGAAAGCGTGAAGCATGGTTCAAGGAGATTCTCCGCGAAGAGCAATCCTTCTCGGATGACATATCACAGTCACGTCCAAAGAACAAATGA
- a CDS encoding HDOD domain-containing protein, protein MKTREDILKTLRDIRSLPTLPDSATRVLALADDPDSSHRSLADAVDSDPSIATRLLKLVNSPYFGIRGTVTSIQQALVFLGVSNLRNLVLSSSAMDLFSKDGEVGSFSRKDLWLHSLATAIAARELAKATRAADPEVAFTAGLIHDVGKVVIDRYFHDDFKRIIALMDTYHVPMLDAEAAVIGIDHSEVGRFLTERWSLPKVLQDSVGCHHEPRRATSDSKLAALIGYADHVARKLRLGQGGGEDPVLNDDYSAIVHLSSEDIDNFCLKTEDRIIEQIEAFIDLAS, encoded by the coding sequence ATGAAAACGAGAGAGGATATCCTTAAAACTCTTCGGGACATTCGCTCACTCCCGACGCTTCCCGACAGCGCGACGAGAGTTCTTGCGCTTGCTGACGATCCCGATTCGTCCCATCGCTCCTTGGCGGATGCTGTTGATAGCGACCCCTCCATTGCTACACGACTTCTGAAGCTGGTGAATTCACCTTACTTTGGAATACGCGGTACGGTAACTAGCATTCAGCAGGCTTTGGTCTTTCTGGGAGTTTCCAACTTAAGGAACCTTGTGCTTTCGAGCAGCGCGATGGATCTCTTCAGCAAGGATGGCGAAGTCGGCTCGTTCTCGCGAAAGGACCTTTGGTTGCATTCCCTCGCTACGGCAATCGCGGCACGAGAGCTGGCGAAAGCAACGCGAGCCGCAGATCCTGAAGTCGCTTTCACAGCTGGCCTGATTCACGATGTCGGCAAAGTTGTCATTGACCGCTACTTCCACGATGACTTCAAGCGGATTATTGCTCTCATGGATACGTATCATGTACCGATGCTGGATGCGGAAGCGGCTGTCATTGGCATAGACCATAGCGAGGTCGGTCGCTTCTTGACGGAGCGCTGGTCGCTGCCGAAAGTATTGCAGGATTCAGTGGGATGTCATCATGAGCCGCGACGGGCTACAAGTGACTCGAAACTTGCTGCCCTAATTGGGTATGCGGATCATGTCGCACGAAAACTACGGCTCGGTCAGGGTGGAGGCGAGGATCCCGTGCTAAACGATGATTACTCCGCAATTGTTCACTTGTCTAGCGAGGACATAGACAACTTCTGCCTGAAAACAGAAGACCGCATAATTGAGCAAATTGAAGCGTTTATAGATCTTGCTTCCTGA
- the fliN gene encoding flagellar motor switch protein FliN — protein sequence MSEAYRVLVADDSRIRAERLFTEQFEKSIQSFLEREVRVEMVGPFAFDYKEVKAALSGEVVMCTVVTVDLSAAKTIFLMKKDEAALLADLLNMGDGSARFAAEEHLEPIRDLCREVTGIYYSEVAKAGGPHLVTEDAKAVVIDTSPQDFIGSWSVTELTVMLDQPITIVKITSNELIDVLFPQPPAVKRQAVQSDGSDAFDPALKREMGLVMDIELPISIELGRTHMLIRDIVKLSPGSVVELDKLSGEPVDLFVNGKRFARGEVVVIEENFAVRITELINPEERLNASKN from the coding sequence ATGAGTGAAGCATATCGTGTTCTCGTCGCCGATGACTCACGAATCAGAGCAGAGCGCCTATTCACCGAGCAATTTGAAAAATCAATCCAATCTTTCCTTGAACGCGAAGTCCGCGTTGAGATGGTCGGGCCATTTGCTTTCGACTACAAGGAAGTAAAGGCTGCGCTCTCTGGTGAAGTTGTGATGTGCACGGTTGTGACGGTCGACCTGTCAGCGGCCAAGACCATATTTCTGATGAAAAAGGATGAGGCGGCACTGCTTGCGGATCTACTAAACATGGGGGACGGTTCTGCACGCTTTGCTGCCGAAGAACATCTTGAGCCGATCAGGGATCTGTGCCGTGAAGTGACTGGGATCTACTATAGCGAGGTCGCAAAGGCGGGCGGTCCGCATCTTGTGACAGAGGATGCAAAGGCGGTTGTAATCGATACCTCTCCCCAGGACTTTATCGGTTCATGGTCGGTAACAGAGCTGACTGTTATGCTCGACCAGCCAATCACGATTGTTAAGATAACGTCGAACGAGCTGATTGATGTGCTCTTTCCTCAACCACCTGCGGTGAAAAGGCAAGCGGTTCAGTCGGATGGAAGTGATGCCTTTGATCCTGCCTTGAAAAGAGAAATGGGACTCGTCATGGATATCGAGTTGCCTATCTCGATTGAGCTCGGACGGACACATATGCTTATTCGAGATATCGTGAAACTGTCTCCTGGCTCTGTTGTTGAGTTAGACAAACTGTCAGGTGAACCGGTAGATTTGTTCGTTAATGGCAAGAGATTCGCGCGTGGTGAAGTTGTGGTGATTGAGGAGAACTTTGCAGTGCGAATCACCGAGCTCATCAATCCGGAAGAGCGGTTGAACGCGAGCAAGAACTGA